In the genome of Perca fluviatilis chromosome 4, GENO_Pfluv_1.0, whole genome shotgun sequence, one region contains:
- the wnk2 gene encoding serine/threonine-protein kinase WNK2 isoform X6, whose amino-acid sequence MDSADHSSKDPTLRSTFSSAPNLDSDINANARRPVYQNGTDHNVNIQNAALRGASDPSAYPYTDYRALVRQRFIRRSLWVSDSEEHQPVDTPVESANISPVPHIDLRTLVDRTRILHGTCVGLPDTSSTESQVVLKDSATGSVDEEKGDKSQSEPKVEAALSDVTGKAGSDENEEEPGTKAVSTSPGGRFLKFDIELGRGSFKTVYKGLDTDTWVEVAWCELQERKLSKAERQRFKEEAEMLKALQHPNIVRFYDFWESPVKGKKCIVLVTELMTSGTLKTYLKRFKVMKPKVLRSWCRQILKGLHFLHTRTPPIIHRDLKCDNIFITGPTGSVKIGDLGLATLKRASFAKSVIGTPEFMAPEMYEEHYDESVDVYAFGMCMLEMATSEYPYSECQNAAQIYRKVTSGVKPASYSKVSDPEIKEIIGECICHRWEERYSIKDLLNHAFFAEDTGVRVELNEEDDGKKSSIALKLWVEDTKKLKGKYKDTGAIEFSFDLVNEVPEVVAQEMVESGFFLDCDVKVVGKSIRDRVALIKWKRERTVSSGNGEAAVKKPQQNLLQVPGTVVPQAPTLATTDCEDQEVEQQTLICTVPAITSAPSDSGVSSTMQLDDLSNQQNGAYQSPTEPISTAQVIYSPPAQVDPQLHQGPYQQPTAQASHENYTQTSTQLNQGAYQQTTGQLHPGAYHQPAAQLHQGSYQSQTRHYSDPFVCHDLFITESAVCFRRGSAPLVEASRCRKHTKTMNKSPSLCPSQDLASTKSTENSVHATDFLSSNSAQNPSLLSPLLPPHQHSHHDSASNYNSPLLPLNLQPPSELRLSVPRSPQPHRHCKACMSLLLRDKSKAGASLGHTHTSARKLTSVSKPGSPISHHLASSPPVTLPFLLASPTSPSSNSQPTLVTSPSHLSPPSQVVLPRSLYEGGDLTLLNHCLHHIVGRRTSSPTLSANHPMHRQGEVGGTTSSVVEHIDKRLSLDVPLFSRPNLDWNRLLSALTASEGRPDPLTESAPATPAPIVHQSRQTAQSFPAADPTLQPQLTAQPSQEQCHLQPAAVLSQLLSADQPTSHLSPPDISTSFPKSVSSTPPPLLPLQISTQVKMIAPQDNLGDVHLLAQVHPVLPAVQTPLWGSGLDAETSAAGRDLNVAPTVQAPASISATVQFETQAPAQNQPPLSVSAQAGVMPQTPASTFVNAPTSVPIQIPTAVHTTASAPVQTPVSATGLTFESPKGSSTSSETSVPGLGSALIPVTLPATAPVAAPVLQPAGIQTVVSVSECASLATAQQNFESTSASSTLQQEHCVEDVLQDKPIFLPNYAYDSLNSDVASGKETSDGYDSLASGAKGDGKPRKHHRKSARTRSRQERTSKPKLSMLNVCNTGDKMVECQLETHNHKMVTFKFDLDGDAPEEITTYMVENGFILLLEKEIFIDQLKDIVDKAEDMLNEDMEGERASALSCSPEQGQICEGLVGESQQPGAPQPVYQQNVLHTGKRWFIICPVEETPTSSQETPSDGTATQSPGSSATTQPPDSGTARPSASREQGSSSTMSGGSGGFTYDMYGFCSPPIMSNTDPLLLATLSPPVSAPPTLQSVTSLEPVDSSVQPSVHHAQPARAQTLPPSSPHTSFPVDESQGSPLGSISPTHAAQQIPDMTFPVSVADEVPCCPLVMPLSLDVSGLQGGSPLTPLPLQEQVPAKEPLSVSYASAARSERPQQPVVLHQPFSSVGGTKVSSLPQSPALSQPATGPAESDGEGRLGRGGFVDSTIKTLDEKLRNLLYQEYAPMYPSGSAAETPGYGTEYIQSPPGPDSATGGSGNSTPGPMGEGRYRAGEQLPQIPERMDSLSTLSDSAVCASLSRKHVPHSASCSGTRGRFKIIAVPPEVANRQDVKQRSWSSAASPAHPGGYSEDHVQAETMTASTTIGRFSVVSTEDDITQRIRCSRYSAPPDFYLDTPPSMAKRGSLPRALTSNSVAVDVTVHARFLSSDSGAESSPAKLAPATPSQHTRSERRGSDLMKRAVAFLRRSGRSSSVQSSDSPSRHGGVHGSAYASSDNDSEMEDSDMKRELQRLREKHLREISELQAHQRGEVELLYRRLGKAPPTGLGLSHVAPHAGRRKRSSKHRLKPGKLLSPLVQQFRNVTTKTSDSSRSSAATGTSEPTVSLNGSPAKGSVPTHGRARSCTSHLPSSTSEPVQTQQPCSLKGSLSSDNIYAGLHKDGIGTQVPPGQGWSNYPQTSERVTYKSSSKPRARFLSGPVSLSIWSTLKRLCLGKDRGNRSGAGPGAYNQSQQPPTGATPPSHQPVMGLAQAQANNSNNKTSSYTGSSMSANENNLPEDFQRLMEDWAQEVLIVTHRPRTNSLSISGQQLWNQVVPRTRGQLTSASDVSWTAQGPEACSLPLSWPDSPGSTMMTNPSTGPHPSYPAPFRALSSPLSVSHWPGLLFPLPSGVFAFPAVPSTQDAPSPGPVPSCQPPDPKARTL is encoded by the exons ATGGATTCGGCGGATCATTCAAGCAAAGATCCGACACTGAGATCCACATTTTCCTCAGCACCCAATTTAGACTCGGACATTAATGCAAATGCCCGTAGGCCTGTTTATCAGAATGGGACAGACCACAATGTCAACATCCAAAACGCAGCCCTGCGAGGAGCAAGTGACCCCAGCGCATACCCGTACACAGACTACCGGGCGCTGGTCCGCCAGAGGTTCATTCGGCGGAGTTTGTGGGTGTCAGACAGCGAGGAGCATCAGCCGGTTGACACGCCGGTGGAGTCTGCCAACATCAGCCCGGTGCCCCACATTGACCTGCGGACACTCGTTGATCGGACCCGGATTCTGCACGGAACCTGTGTGGGCCTCCCGGACACTTCGAGCACGGAGAGCCAGGTGGTGCTGAAGGACAGCGCCACGGGGAGCGTCGACGAGGAGAAGGGAGACAAGAGCCAATCCGAGCCAAAGGTAGAGGCTGCGCTCTCGGATGTCACAGGTAAAGCAGGAAGTGACGAGAACGAAGAGGAGCCCGGGACGAAGGCTGTGTCCACTTCACCTGGGGGGCGCTTCCTCAAGTTTGACATTGAGCTGGGGAGAGGGTCCTTCAAGACCGTCTATAAAGGTCTGGACACCGACACCTGGGTCGAAGTGGCATGGTGTGAACTCCAG GAACGGAAACTGTCCAAAGCTGAGAGACAGAGGTTCAAAGAGGAGGCAGAGATGTTGAAGGCTCTCCAGCATCCCAACATCGTGCGGTTTTATGACTTCTGGGAATCACCCGTTAAAGGGAAGAAGTGTATCGTTCTGGTGACAGAGCTAATGACCTCAGGGACACTAAAAAC ATATCTGAAGCGTTTTAAGGTGATGAAACCTAAAGTTCTTCGTAGCTGGTGCAGGCAGATTCTCAAAGGCCTCCACTTCCTCCACACAAGGACTCCTCCAATCATCCACAGAGATCTCAAGTGTGACAACATCTTCATCACTGGTCCCACAGGCTCTGTCAAAATAGGAGATCTGGGCCTGGCAACACTGAAGAGGGCCTCCTTTGCTAAAAGTGTTATTG GCACTCCAGAGTTCATGGCCCCAGAGATGTACGAGGAGCACTATGATGAGTCTGTGGATGTCTACGCCTTTGGGATGTGTATGCTGGAGATGGCCACCTCAGAATATCCCTACTCTGAGTGTCAAAATGCTGCTCAGATCTACCGCAAAGTCACCAGT GGGGTGAAACCTGCCAGCTACAGCAAAGTCAGTGACCCAGAAATTAAGGAAATAATTGGGGAATGTATCTGCCACAGATGGGAAGAAAG GTACTCCATCAAGGACCTCCTGAATCATGCCTTCTTTGCCGAGGATACAGGCGTGAGGGTGGAGCTCAATGAAGAAGATGATGGGAAGAAATCATCCATTGCTCTGAAGCTGTGGGTTGAGGATACTAAAAAGCTGAAGGGGAAGTACAAGGACACTGGTGCCATTGAATTTTCCTTTGACTTGGTGAATGAGGTACCAGAGGTTGTTGCACAAGAAATG GTGGAATCAGGTTTTTTCCTGGACTGTGATGTGAAGGTAGTCGGGAAGTCCATCCGGGACCGTGTGGCTCTCATTAAATGGAAGAGGGAGCGAACGGTCTCGTCTGGAAATGGCGAGGCAGCTGTGAAGAAGCCACAGCAGAACCTACTGCAGGTGCCCGGTACCGTTGTACCACAGGCACCCACATTAGCTACGACAGATTGTGAGGACCAAGAGGTGGAGCAGCAGACCCTGATCTGCACCGTGCCTGCCATCACGTCTGCCCCAT CTGACAGCGGAGTGAGCTCTACCATGCAATTAGATGATCTAAGCAATCAGCAAAATGGCGCCTACCAGTCGCCTACAGAGCCCATTTCCACAGCTCAAGTGATCTACAGTCCTCCTGCACAGGTTGACCCTCAGCTGCACCAGGGGCCCTACCAGCAACCCACAGCACAGGCCTCTCATGAAaactacacacaaacatccactcAATTAAATCAGGGAGCCTACCAGCAAACCACAGGTCAGCTGCATCCTGGGGCCTATCATCAACCTGCAGCACAACTGCACCAGGGGTCTTATCAGTCTCAAACA CGTCACTACAGTGATCCCTTTGTATGTCATGACCTGTTCATCACTGAGAGCGCAGTGTGTTTTAGGCGTGGAAGCGCCCCCCTGGTTGAGGCGTCACGATGTAGGAAACACACTAAGACCATGAATAAAAGCCCCAGTCTGTGTCCGTCACAGGATTTGGCTTCAACAAAAAGCACAGAAAACTCAGTGCATGCCACAGACTTCCTGTCCTCTAACTCTGCCCAGAATCCATCATTATTATCTCCTCTCTTACCCCCACATCAACACTCTCATCATGACTCAGCAAGTAATTACAATTCACCTCTCCTTCCCCTGAATTTACAACCTCCCTCAGAGCTCCGTCTGAGCGTTCCACGCAGCCCACAGCCCCACCGCCACTGCAAGGCTTGCATGTCTCTCCTCCTGAGGGATAAGTCAAAGGCAGGTGCATCTCTGGGACACACGCATACATCTGCCAGAAAGTTAACTTCAGTCTCGAAGCCAGGCTCACCCATATCTCATCATCTGGCAAGTTCTCCTCCAGTcactcttccttttcttttggcCTCACCCACTTCCCCATCATCAAACAGTCAACCAACCCTGGTGACTTCCCCTTCACATCTTTCCCCACCCTCACAAGTTGTGCTTCCACGGAGTTTGTATGAAGGTGGAGATCTCACTCTTCTCAACCACTGTCTCCATCACATCGTCGGTCGCAGGACCAGTTCCCCCACCCTCTCTGCTAATCATCCAATGCACAGACAGGGGGAGGTCGGGGGTACTACCTCCTCAGTAGTTGAGCATATAGACAAGAGGCTGAGTCTTGATGTCCCACTCTTCTCTCGCCCAAATCTGGACTGGAATCGGCTGTTATCAGCACTGACAGCCAGTGAAGGCAGACCAGATCCACTG ACAGAGTCTGCTCCAGCTACACCAGCCCCTATTGTGCACCAGAGTAGACAGACAGCACAGAGCTTCCCAGCTGCAGACCCCACTCTACAGCCACAGCTTACTGCCCAACCCAGCCAGGAGCAG TGCCATCTCCAACCAGCTGCTGTCCTTTCCCAG CTGTTATCTGCTGACCAGCCTACCTCTCACCTGAGTCCTCCTGACATATCTACCAGTTTTCCAAAGTCAGTGTCCAGtactcctccccctctcctgcCCCTGCAGATCAGCACACAG GTAAAGATGATTGCACCACAGGATAATTTGGGAGATGTTCACCTTTTGGCTCAGGTCCACCCGGTCTTGCCTGCTGTTCAGACTCCTCTCTGGGGAAGCGGATTAGATGCAGAAACTTCTGCAGCTGGCCGAGACTTAAATGTAGCTCCTACAGTTCAAGCCCCAGCCTCAATCTCAGCTACAGTCCAATTTGAAACTCAAGCCCCAGCACAAAACCAACCACCACTTTCAGTATCAGCTCAAGCTGGAGTCATGCCTCAAACTCCAGCTTCAACATTTGTTAATGCCCCGACTTCAGTCCCAATACAAATTCCAACAGCAGTGCACACCACTGCCTCAGCCCCAGTTCAAACACCAGTCTCTGCAACAGGTCTCACTTTTGAATCACCAAAAGGCTCATCTACAAGCTCAGAGACATCTGTCCCAGGTTTAGGCTCTGCTCTCATTCCTGTCACGCTGCCAGCCACAGCTCCTGTTGCAGCTCCAGTTCTGCAGCCTGCTGGCATCCAGACAGTAGTCTCAGTGTCTGAGTGTGCCAGCCTGGCCACAGCTCAGCAAAACTTTGAGTCGACATCTGCATCCAGCACCCTTCAACAAGAGCACTGTGTAGAG GATGTGCTTCAGGACAAACCCATATTCTTACCTAATTATGCCTATGACAG TCTCAACTCTGATGTGGCATCTGGTAAGGAAACAAGTGACGGCTATGACAGCTTGGCTAGTGGAGCGAAGGGGGACGGAAAACCCAGGAAACACCACCGCAAGTCTGCTCGCACTCGCTCCCGTCAAGAAAGGACCAGCAAACCCAAACTGAGCATGCTCAAT GTTTGCAACACTGGTGATAAAATGGTCGAATGCCAACTGGAGACTCACAATCACAAAATGGTGACATTTAAATTTGATCTGGATGGAGATGCTCCAGAGGAAATTACCACGTACATG GTAGAGAATGGGTTTATCCTACTGTTAGAAAAGGAGATCTTCATTGACCAGCTAAAGGACATTGTGGATAAAGCTGAAGACATGCTGAATGAAGACATGGAGGGTGAAAGGGCCTCCGCCTTGAGTTGTAGTCCTGAACAAGGCCAGATTTGTGAGGGCCTGGTAGGAGAG AGTCAGCAGCCTGGAGCACCTCAGCCTGTCTATCAGCAGAATG TTCTTCATACAGGAAAGAGATGGTTCATAATCTGCCCCGTAGAGGAGACGCCCACATCCAGCCAGGAGACCCCATCTGATGGTACAGCTACACAGTCTCCGGGGAGTTCAGCCACTACCCAGCCTCCTGACAGTGGCACTGCAAGGCCTTCTGCATCCAGAG AACAGGGGTCGTCCTCCACAATGTCTGGTGGAAGTGGAGGCTTCACATATGATATGTATGGATTCTGTAGCCCTCCAATAATGTCCAACACAGACCCTCTCCTCTTAGCTACTCTGTCTCCCCCTGTGTCTGCTCCCCCGACCCTTCAGTCAGTGACATCACTGGAGCCTGTGGACAGCTCTGTGCAGCCCAGTGTTCATCATGCCCAGCCAGCCAGAGCTCAAACTTTGCCCCCGTCATCCCCACACACGTCTTTCCCAGTGGATGAGTCACAGGGATCCCCTTTGGGCTCCATCTCCCCGACCCATGCAGCTCAGCAGATTCCTGACATGACATTTCCTGTTTCTGTGGCTGACGAGGTGCCCTGCTGCCCTCTGGTCATGCCCCTGTCTCTGGATGTGAGCGGTTTACAGGGTGGGTCTCCTCTCACTCCTCTTCCACTCCAGGAGCAAGTTCCAGCCAAAGAGCCACTCTCTGTGTCCTATGCCTCCGCAGCACGCAGCGAGCGTCCACAGCAGCCTGTGGTGCTGCACCAACCTTTTTCCAGCGTGGGAGGGACCAAAGTATCCTCACTACCCCAGAGCCCAGCGCTATCCCAGCCCGCCACAGGGCCCGCTGAGTCAGACGGCGAAGGACGACTGGGCCGAGGGGGCTTTGTGGACAGCACCATAAAAACACTGGATGAGAAACTAAGGAACTTGCTCTACCAGGAATACGCTCCCATGTATCCATCAGGCAGTGCTGCAGAGACACCAGGCTATGGCACAGAGTACATCCAGTCTCCTCCTGGTCCAGACAGCGCCACAGGAGGGTCAGGAAACAGCACGCCAGGTCCGATGGGAGAGGGACGCTACAGGGCAGGAGAACAGCTG CCTCAAATTCCAGAGAGAATGGATAGTTTAAGCACACTGAGTGACTCAGCCGTGTGTG CTTCCCTGTCAAGAAAACACGTCCCTCACTCTGCTTCCTGCTCTGGAACAAGAGGCCGCTTTAAG ATAATCGCTGTTCCTCCTGAAGTGGCCAACAGACAAGATGTGAAGCAGAGGAGCTGGAGCAGTGCTGCCTCACCGGCACACCCTGGAGGATACAGCGAGGACCACGTCCAGGCTGAGACCATGACTGCCTCCACTACAATTGGTCGTTTCTCTGTGGTTAGCACTGAAGATGACATTACACAGAGGATACGTTGCAGCCGCTACTCTGCCCCGCCTGATTTCTACCTGGACACACCTCCGTCCATGGCCAAGCGGGGCTCCCTGCCTCGCGCCCTGACCTCCAACTCTGTTGCTGTGGATGTCACAGTTCATGCTCGGTTCCTCTCCTCAGACTCGGGGGCTGAGAGCAGCCCTGCAAAGCTGGCTCCTGCAACCCCGTCTCAACATACTCGCTCTGAGCGCAGAGGAAGTGACCTCATGAAGAGGGCTGTGGCCTTCCTCCGTCGTTCAGGGCGCAGCAGCAGTGTGCAGAGCTCTGACTCACCAAGTAGGCATGGAGGCGTGCATGGCTCGGCCTATGCCAGCAGCGATAATGACTCAGAGATGGAGGACTCGGACATGAAGAGGGAACTACAGAGACTCAGGGAGAA ACATCTGAGGGAGATCTCTGAGCTGCAGGCCCATCAGCGGGGGGAAGTGGAGCTACTGTATCGCCGGCTTGGCAAAGCCCCGCCTACGGGCCTGGGTCTCTCACATGTTGCACCACATGCTGGCCGTAGGAAGAGGTCCAGCAAGCACAGGCTGAAGCCTGGCAAACTTCTCAGCCCTCTGGTTCAACAATTTAGGAATGTCACAACCAAGACTAGTGACTCCAGCAGATCAA gtgctgctACAGGTACAAGTGAGCCCACAGTGAGTTTAAATGGGTCTCCAGCCAAAGGGTCTGTCCCTACTCATGGCAGGGCACGGTCATGCACCAGCCACCTTCCCAGCTCAACCTCAGAGCCCGTGCAGACTCAGCAGCCCTGTTCCCTCAAGGGCTCTTTGTCTTCTGATAATATTTACGCTGGACTACACAAAGACGGCATCGGCACACAAGTTCCACCAGGACAAG GCTGGTCTAATTACCCTCAAACATCTGAGAGAGTGACCTATAAATCGAGTAGCAAGCCACGAGCTAGATTTCTCAGTGGGCCTGTGTCTTTGTCTATCT GGTCAACACTGAAGCGACTGTGTCTCGGCAAAGATCGTGGCAACA GGTCTGGAGCCGGGCCAGGGGCTTACAATCAATCACAGCAGCCGCCTACAGGTGCCACACCTCCTTCTCATCAGCCAGTAATGGGACTGGCCCAAGCTCAAGCCAATAACAGCAACAACAAGACAAGTTCATACACTGGCTCATCCATGAGTGCCAATGAAAATAACCTGCCTGAAGACTTTCAGCGGCTGATGGAGGACTGGGCCCAGGAGGTTCTTATCGTCACCCACAGGCCGCGCACTAACTCTCTGAGCATCAGTGGGCAGCAGCTTTGGAATCAGGTTGTGCCTCGAACACGTGGACAGCTGACTAGTGCCTCAGAT GTATCATGGACAGCTCAAGGTCCAGAGGCCTGCAGTCTTCCCCTGTCTTGGCCTGATAGCCCTGGGTCAACAATGATGACCAACCCCTCCACAGGACCCCATCCCAGTTATCCTGCTCCATTCAGGGCCTTGTCCTCACCTCTCTCTGTTAGCCACTGGCCTGGGTTGCTATTCCCACTTCCTTCAGGAGTCTTTGCCTTTCCTGCTGTGCCCTCAACCCAGGACGCCCCCAGCCCTGGTCCAGTTCCATCATGTCAGCCGCCTGACCCCAAAGCCAGGACTCTCTAA